From a region of the Microbacterium sp. nov. GSS16 genome:
- the argJ gene encoding bifunctional glutamate N-acetyltransferase/amino-acid acetyltransferase ArgJ — translation MSVTAPQGFEASGVAAGLKSTGKPDVAVVVNRGPRRIGAAVFTTNRAKANPIIWSQQVIADRVVEAVVLNSGGANCFTGAFGFQTTHLTAEKAAELLGVSAGDVLVCSTGLIGTGDEVFRGKVLDGVERGIAALSPGGGDDAALAIMTTDSVAKTSVVSREGWTIGGMAKGAGMLAPGLATMLVVITTDADLEASEADAALRRATAVSFDRLDSDGCMSTNDQVTLLANAASGIRPDLDDFAAALTQLCRDLAEQLQADAEGASHSIAVEVKNAVTETEAVEVGRSVARNNLFKAAIFGNDPNWGRVLAAIGTTSAQFDPYDVDVSMNGVRVCTAGGPDRPREEVDLTPRAVHIEIDLKMGDATATILTNDLTHDYVHENSAYAS, via the coding sequence GAAGCATCCGGAGTCGCCGCAGGGCTCAAGAGCACGGGCAAGCCCGACGTCGCCGTGGTCGTCAACCGCGGCCCGCGCCGGATCGGCGCCGCCGTCTTCACGACCAATCGCGCCAAGGCCAACCCGATCATCTGGTCGCAGCAGGTCATCGCCGATCGAGTGGTCGAGGCCGTCGTGCTCAACTCCGGCGGAGCCAACTGCTTCACCGGCGCCTTCGGCTTTCAGACCACACACCTCACCGCCGAGAAGGCAGCCGAGCTGCTCGGTGTGAGCGCGGGTGACGTGCTGGTGTGCTCGACCGGCCTCATCGGCACCGGCGACGAGGTGTTCCGCGGCAAGGTGCTCGACGGTGTCGAGCGCGGCATCGCCGCGCTCAGCCCCGGCGGCGGCGACGACGCGGCCCTCGCGATCATGACGACCGACAGCGTGGCGAAGACCTCCGTCGTCAGCCGGGAGGGCTGGACGATCGGCGGAATGGCGAAGGGGGCCGGCATGCTCGCGCCGGGACTCGCGACCATGCTCGTGGTGATCACCACCGATGCCGACCTCGAGGCGTCCGAGGCCGATGCGGCGCTGCGCAGGGCGACCGCCGTCAGCTTCGACCGGCTCGACTCCGACGGATGCATGTCGACCAACGATCAGGTCACGCTGCTCGCGAACGCCGCCAGCGGCATCCGTCCCGATCTCGACGACTTCGCCGCCGCGCTCACCCAGCTGTGCCGTGATCTCGCCGAGCAGCTGCAGGCCGATGCCGAGGGCGCCAGCCACAGCATCGCGGTCGAGGTGAAGAATGCGGTCACCGAGACCGAGGCCGTCGAGGTCGGCCGGTCGGTCGCCCGCAACAACCTCTTCAAAGCGGCCATCTTCGGAAACGACCCGAACTGGGGTCGTGTGCTCGCCGCCATCGGCACGACCTCGGCCCAGTTCGACCCCTACGACGTCGACGTGTCGATGAACGGCGTGCGCGTGTGCACCGCGGGAGGGCCGGACCGGCCGCGCGAGGAGGTCGACCTCACACCGCGTGCGGTGCACATCGAGATCGACCTGAAGATGGGTGACGCCACCGCGACCATCCTCACCAACGACCTGACACACGACTACGTGCACGAGAACAGCGCCTACGCCTCATGA
- the argB gene encoding acetylglutamate kinase has translation MTDIQDTAPEEAAVKAATLIESLPWLKRFRDHIVVVKYGGNAMVSDELQEAFAQDIAYLRYVGVQPVVVHGGGPQISDMLDRLAIPSEFKGGYRVTNTEAISVVRMVLTGQVNPQLVAKINSHGPIATGLSGEDAGLFGGRRRGVVIDGEEVDLGRVGDVVQVDPTPVLDHLAAGRIPVVSSIAPDLDHPGQSLNVNADAAASALAVALDARKLVILTDVPGLYADWPNRDSLVSHISSSALVEMLPTLESGMIPKMRACLDAVEGGVDAAAIIDGRVPHSVLVELFTSKGIGTEVVKDV, from the coding sequence ATGACCGACATCCAGGACACCGCGCCCGAAGAGGCCGCCGTCAAGGCCGCGACCCTCATCGAATCCCTGCCGTGGCTGAAGAGGTTCCGCGATCATATCGTGGTCGTGAAGTACGGCGGCAACGCGATGGTCTCGGATGAGCTGCAGGAGGCGTTCGCGCAGGACATCGCCTATCTGCGCTACGTCGGTGTGCAGCCGGTCGTCGTGCACGGCGGAGGGCCGCAGATCTCGGACATGCTCGACCGACTCGCCATCCCGAGCGAGTTCAAGGGCGGTTACCGCGTCACGAACACCGAGGCGATCAGCGTGGTGCGCATGGTGCTGACCGGTCAGGTGAACCCGCAGCTGGTCGCGAAGATCAACTCGCACGGGCCCATCGCCACCGGGCTCAGCGGTGAGGACGCCGGGTTGTTCGGCGGGCGTCGTCGAGGCGTCGTGATCGACGGCGAAGAGGTCGACCTCGGTCGCGTCGGCGATGTCGTGCAGGTCGATCCCACGCCTGTGCTCGACCACCTGGCCGCCGGGCGCATCCCGGTCGTCTCGTCGATCGCCCCCGACCTCGATCACCCGGGTCAGTCGCTCAACGTGAACGCGGATGCCGCGGCATCCGCCCTCGCCGTCGCACTCGACGCACGCAAGCTGGTGATCCTCACCGACGTGCCGGGACTGTACGCCGACTGGCCGAACCGCGACTCGCTCGTCTCGCACATCAGCTCGAGCGCTCTCGTCGAGATGCTCCCGACCCTCGAGTCGGGGATGATCCCGAAGATGCGGGCCTGCCTCGACGCCGTCGAGGGAGGCGTCGACGCCGCCGCGATCATCGACGGACGCGTGCCGCACTCGGTGCTGGTCGAGCTGTTCACGAGCAAGGGGATCGGCACGGAGGTGGTCAAGGATGTCTGA
- a CDS encoding acetylornithine transaminase — translation MSDWNDDAARDLMSLGGRLALLTRGEGSWVWDADENRYLDFLGGIAVNCLGHAHPVFVDAVSRQAATLSHVSNYFASPAQLEIAARLKRLAGTGEQGRVYLANSGAEANESAIKLSRLHGARFTETEGRARTTILVVEGAFHGRTMGTLSLTPKAAYRDPFEPAIPDVVTVERSVESLEAAFASHAVAAMIVEPIQGEAGVVELPAGFLSRARELATENDALLILDEVQTGSGRTGEWFAFQREGITPDAVTVAKSIGAGFPLGALITFGAASDLFYPGTHNSTFGGNPLASAVANAVLGHIESENLLENVTARGAQLRGAVTSLPLVDGTSGAGLLIGIHLTAPVAAEVRAAAHEGGLIVNAPTADTIRIAPAYTIGDDEVEEFVVRFGAALAAVAETVQAPTATTLTEASA, via the coding sequence ATGTCTGACTGGAACGACGATGCGGCACGCGATCTGATGAGCCTGGGCGGGCGGCTGGCGCTGCTCACCCGTGGTGAGGGGTCGTGGGTGTGGGACGCCGACGAGAACCGCTACCTCGACTTCCTCGGGGGCATCGCGGTGAATTGCCTCGGGCACGCCCACCCCGTCTTCGTCGACGCCGTCTCGCGACAGGCCGCGACGCTGTCGCACGTGTCGAACTACTTCGCCTCGCCCGCACAGCTCGAGATCGCCGCGCGGCTGAAGCGCCTCGCCGGCACGGGCGAGCAGGGCCGCGTGTACCTGGCGAACTCCGGTGCCGAGGCGAACGAGAGCGCCATCAAGCTGTCGCGTCTGCACGGCGCGCGCTTCACCGAGACCGAGGGCAGGGCCCGCACGACGATCCTCGTGGTCGAGGGCGCCTTCCACGGGCGCACGATGGGCACGCTGTCGCTGACGCCGAAGGCCGCGTACCGCGACCCGTTCGAGCCCGCCATTCCGGACGTGGTGACCGTCGAGCGCTCGGTCGAGAGCCTCGAGGCGGCCTTCGCGTCGCACGCCGTCGCGGCGATGATCGTCGAGCCCATCCAGGGCGAGGCGGGCGTCGTCGAGCTGCCGGCCGGCTTCCTCTCCCGTGCTCGCGAGCTCGCCACCGAGAACGACGCACTGCTCATCCTCGACGAGGTGCAGACCGGCTCAGGGCGCACGGGGGAGTGGTTCGCCTTCCAGCGCGAGGGCATCACCCCGGATGCCGTGACCGTGGCCAAGAGCATCGGGGCCGGCTTCCCGCTCGGCGCGCTGATCACCTTCGGCGCGGCCAGCGACCTGTTCTACCCCGGCACTCACAACTCGACCTTCGGCGGCAATCCGCTCGCGAGCGCCGTGGCCAACGCCGTCCTCGGGCACATCGAGAGCGAGAACCTGCTCGAGAACGTCACCGCGCGCGGCGCCCAGCTGCGCGGCGCCGTGACCTCCCTGCCCCTGGTGGACGGCACGTCCGGGGCGGGGCTGCTGATCGGCATCCACCTCACCGCGCCGGTCGCCGCGGAGGTCCGCGCGGCGGCGCACGAGGGCGGCCTCATCGTCAACGCGCCCACGGCCGACACCATCCGCATCGCCCCCGCCTACACGATCGGCGACGACGAGGTCGAGGAGTTCGTCGTCCGCTTCGGCGCCGCGCTCGCGGCCGTCGCCGAGACCGTCCAGGCACCCACCGCAACCACCCTCACGGAGGCTTCCGCATGA
- the argF gene encoding ornithine carbamoyltransferase, with translation MTRHLLRDDDLTPAEQAEILDLALELKKDRWASKALSGPQTVAVIFDKSSTRTRVSFAVGIADLGGSPLIISTANSQLGGKETPSDTARVLERQVAAIVWRTYAQSGLEEMARGTRVPVVNALSDDFHPCQLLADLLTIREHKGDLKGLTLSFFGDGRSNMAHSYVLAGVTAGMHVRIASPKAYAPRADVVAAAEARAAETGGSLTLTTDAHEAVVGADVVVTDTWVSMGKEEEKIERLRDLGGYKVTTGIMSQAAADAIFIHCLPADRGYEVDSEVIDGPQSVVWDEAENRLHAQKALLVWLLGKQETTA, from the coding sequence ATGACCCGCCACCTGCTGCGCGATGACGACCTCACCCCTGCCGAGCAGGCCGAGATCCTCGACCTCGCGCTCGAGCTGAAGAAGGATCGCTGGGCGAGCAAGGCTCTCTCAGGTCCTCAGACCGTCGCCGTGATCTTCGACAAGTCCTCGACCCGCACCCGGGTCTCGTTCGCGGTGGGCATCGCGGATCTGGGCGGATCGCCGCTGATCATCTCGACGGCGAACAGCCAGCTCGGTGGCAAGGAGACCCCCTCCGACACCGCGCGAGTGCTCGAGCGTCAGGTGGCTGCCATCGTGTGGCGCACCTACGCGCAGTCGGGTCTCGAGGAGATGGCACGCGGTACCCGGGTTCCCGTCGTCAATGCGCTCTCCGACGACTTCCACCCCTGCCAGCTGCTGGCCGACCTGCTCACGATCCGCGAGCACAAGGGTGATCTGAAGGGGCTGACCCTGTCGTTCTTCGGCGACGGGCGCAGCAACATGGCGCACTCCTACGTGCTCGCCGGAGTGACCGCGGGGATGCACGTGCGCATCGCCTCGCCCAAGGCCTACGCCCCGCGCGCCGACGTGGTCGCCGCCGCCGAGGCCAGGGCCGCGGAGACAGGCGGCTCGCTCACCCTGACGACCGATGCCCACGAGGCTGTCGTCGGCGCCGACGTGGTCGTCACCGACACCTGGGTGTCGATGGGCAAGGAGGAGGAGAAGATCGAGCGGCTGCGCGACCTCGGCGGGTACAAGGTCACCACCGGGATCATGTCGCAGGCGGCTGCGGACGCCATCTTCATCCACTGCCTCCCGGCCGATCGCGGCTACGAGGTCGACTCCGAGGTCATCGACGGCCCGCAGAGCGTCGTCTGGGACGAAGCCGAGAACCGTCTGCACGCGCAGAAGGCACTGCTGGTGTGGCTGCTCGGCAAGCAGGAGACGACGGCGTGA
- the argH gene encoding argininosuccinate lyase, which translates to MSGNGTNDGALWGARFAGGPSPELAELSRSTHFDWILAPYDIAGSHAHATALEAAGYLEADEARIMHEGLDALAARIADGTLLPDPGDEDVHGALEKALIAEVGAEVGGRLRAGRSRNDQIATLVRMYLIDHAGIIAKHLLRVIDALVAQAEAHPGAILPGRTHLQHAQPVLLAHHLQAHAWPLVRELERLVDWRRRAGASPYGGGALAGSTLGLDPALVARELGLDRPAENSLDGTSARDVVAEFAFIAAMTGIDLSRLSEEIILWNTREFGFVTLDDAYSTGSSIMPQKKNPDIAELARGKSGRLIGNLSGLLATLKGLPLAYNRDLQEDKEPVFDSVQTLEVVLPAFAGMIATLRFDTERMAALAPQGFSLATDVAEWLVKRRVPFRDAHEISGALVRACEERGIGLEDADEALLRSVSEHLTPEVRDVLSIEGSVASRSGAGGTAPERVAEQRAELVARAQAAAHSLGL; encoded by the coding sequence GTGAGCGGCAACGGCACGAATGACGGGGCGCTCTGGGGTGCGCGCTTCGCAGGGGGACCCTCGCCCGAGCTCGCCGAGCTGAGCCGGTCGACGCACTTCGACTGGATCCTCGCCCCGTACGACATCGCCGGCTCGCACGCCCACGCCACCGCTCTGGAGGCCGCGGGATACCTCGAGGCCGACGAGGCGCGAATCATGCACGAGGGACTGGATGCCCTCGCCGCCCGCATCGCAGACGGCACGCTGCTGCCCGATCCGGGCGACGAGGACGTGCACGGCGCCCTCGAGAAGGCGCTCATCGCCGAGGTCGGCGCCGAGGTCGGCGGCCGGCTGCGCGCCGGTCGCAGCCGCAACGATCAGATCGCCACCCTCGTGCGCATGTATCTCATCGACCACGCCGGGATCATCGCGAAGCACCTGCTTCGTGTGATCGACGCCCTGGTCGCGCAGGCCGAAGCGCATCCCGGTGCCATCCTGCCTGGCCGCACACACCTGCAGCACGCGCAGCCGGTGCTGCTCGCCCATCACCTGCAGGCGCACGCCTGGCCCCTCGTGCGCGAACTCGAGCGTCTCGTCGACTGGCGGCGCCGCGCCGGCGCGTCGCCCTACGGCGGGGGAGCGCTCGCCGGGTCGACCCTGGGCCTGGATCCCGCTCTCGTGGCTCGCGAGCTGGGGCTCGACCGTCCGGCCGAGAACTCGCTCGACGGCACTTCCGCACGCGACGTGGTGGCGGAGTTCGCCTTCATCGCCGCGATGACCGGCATCGACCTGTCTCGTCTGAGCGAGGAGATCATCCTCTGGAACACCCGCGAGTTCGGCTTCGTCACGCTGGATGACGCGTACTCGACCGGGTCGAGCATCATGCCGCAGAAGAAGAACCCCGACATCGCCGAGCTCGCGCGCGGGAAATCCGGTCGACTGATCGGCAACCTGTCCGGACTGCTCGCGACGCTCAAAGGTCTGCCGCTGGCCTACAACCGCGATCTGCAGGAGGACAAGGAGCCCGTCTTCGACTCTGTGCAGACGCTCGAAGTGGTGCTTCCGGCGTTCGCCGGCATGATCGCGACTCTGCGGTTCGACACCGAGCGGATGGCGGCGCTCGCACCGCAGGGCTTCTCGCTCGCGACGGATGTCGCCGAGTGGCTGGTCAAGCGCCGCGTGCCGTTCCGTGATGCCCACGAGATCTCGGGCGCGCTGGTGCGCGCCTGCGAGGAGCGGGGCATCGGTCTGGAGGATGCGGATGAGGCGCTGCTGCGTTCGGTGTCGGAGCATCTGACGCCCGAGGTGCGCGATGTGCTGTCGATCGAGGGCTCGGTGGCGTCGCGCTCGGGTGCCGGCGGCACGGCGCCGGAGCGGGTGGCGGAGCAGCGGGCCGAGCTCGTGGCCCGGGCACAGGCCGCCGCGCATTCGCTGGGCCTCTGA
- a CDS encoding SatD family protein — MVIAVTADIIGSRQLDDRVAAQRHFDTAIVRAEQDLPLATQPLRPTVGDEQQGVYPTLDAALASVLLIRLALPDGVEFRFGVGVGDVGVIPSAASREGIPEGPGWWAARSAIEHVQTLQRRAAPEARSWIAVDESAQMPAEQVRWANAYLLARDELVGGMRERLRRLTYGRCLGRTQRELAEQEGITQSAVSQALTAAGSAAVVEGFRLLDI, encoded by the coding sequence ATGGTGATCGCAGTCACAGCCGACATCATCGGGTCCCGGCAGCTCGATGATCGCGTCGCGGCGCAGCGGCACTTCGATACGGCGATCGTGCGGGCAGAGCAGGATCTCCCCCTCGCCACGCAACCTCTCCGGCCGACAGTCGGCGATGAGCAGCAGGGTGTCTATCCCACGCTCGACGCTGCACTTGCCTCTGTGCTGCTGATCCGTCTCGCACTGCCGGACGGAGTGGAGTTCCGCTTCGGCGTCGGGGTCGGAGATGTGGGGGTCATCCCCTCGGCCGCGTCGCGGGAGGGCATACCCGAGGGGCCGGGCTGGTGGGCCGCGCGCAGCGCCATCGAGCATGTGCAGACGCTGCAGAGGCGCGCCGCGCCCGAGGCTCGAAGCTGGATCGCCGTGGATGAGAGCGCGCAGATGCCTGCGGAGCAGGTGCGATGGGCGAATGCCTACCTGCTGGCACGGGACGAACTCGTCGGCGGGATGCGGGAGCGCCTGCGGCGTCTGACCTACGGTCGCTGCCTCGGCCGTACCCAGCGGGAGCTCGCGGAGCAGGAGGGGATCACGCAGTCGGCGGTGTCGCAGGCGCTGACGGCCGCGGGCTCGGCGGCAGTGGTCGAGGGATTCCGGCTGCTCGACATCTGA